The following proteins are encoded in a genomic region of Acidimicrobiales bacterium:
- the bioA gene encoding adenosylmethionine--8-amino-7-oxononanoate transaminase → MTPIAGRGESADTTDWAARDAAVVWHGFTQMAAYGDNAPVIVDHAEGRELVDVEGRRYLDAISSLWVTTLGHGVPELDAALRRQLDRVAHSTLLGNGNRVVVELAEALAAVVPVDAPHFLFASDGASAVEQALKIAVQYWTNQGVEGRDRYLALGNAYHGDTVGGLSLGDGGFGTDVFDPLRFPVVRTPGYDDPGWAVKAVAAVDAHAGELAAAVLEPLVQGAAGMLVTDPGEVARFAAACRRAGVLLIADEVATGFGRTGRLFACEWSGTRPDLLCMGKGLTGGYLPMSATVAAGHVYDAFLGEDLGPRTFYHGHSYAGNALAAAVALEHLRLVTRPAVLANVTARAEQLAAALDDAVAPHPAVGAVRQRGLMVGVELAPPAPGLRWGRRVCAAAVARGVLLRPLGDVVVIMPPLTTTDDEIARIVSTLAEALSTVAEVAAGTDR, encoded by the coding sequence GTGACACCGATCGCGGGCCGGGGGGAGTCGGCCGACACGACCGACTGGGCGGCACGCGACGCGGCCGTGGTGTGGCACGGGTTCACCCAGATGGCCGCCTACGGCGACAACGCCCCGGTGATCGTGGACCACGCCGAGGGGCGGGAGCTCGTGGACGTCGAGGGTCGGCGCTACCTCGACGCCATCTCGTCGCTGTGGGTCACCACCCTCGGCCACGGCGTCCCCGAGCTCGACGCCGCCCTGCGCCGCCAGCTCGACCGGGTCGCCCACTCCACCCTCCTCGGCAACGGCAACCGGGTGGTGGTCGAGCTGGCCGAGGCCCTGGCCGCGGTGGTGCCGGTGGACGCGCCGCACTTCCTGTTCGCCTCCGACGGAGCCTCGGCGGTGGAGCAGGCGCTCAAGATCGCCGTTCAGTACTGGACCAACCAGGGGGTCGAGGGCCGCGATCGCTACCTCGCACTGGGCAACGCCTACCACGGCGACACCGTGGGGGGCCTGTCGCTCGGCGACGGCGGCTTCGGCACCGACGTCTTCGACCCGCTGCGCTTCCCCGTGGTGCGCACCCCCGGCTACGACGACCCGGGGTGGGCGGTCAAGGCCGTCGCCGCCGTGGACGCCCACGCCGGGGAGCTGGCCGCGGCGGTGCTCGAGCCGCTCGTGCAGGGGGCGGCGGGCATGCTGGTGACCGACCCCGGCGAGGTGGCCCGGTTCGCGGCCGCGTGCCGCCGGGCCGGGGTGCTGCTCATCGCCGACGAGGTCGCCACCGGCTTCGGCCGCACCGGCCGGCTGTTCGCCTGCGAGTGGAGCGGCACGCGGCCCGACCTGTTGTGCATGGGCAAAGGCCTCACCGGCGGCTACCTGCCGATGTCGGCGACGGTGGCCGCGGGCCACGTCTACGACGCCTTTCTGGGCGAGGACCTCGGCCCGCGCACCTTCTACCACGGGCACTCCTACGCGGGGAACGCCTTGGCGGCGGCCGTGGCCCTCGAGCACCTGCGCCTGGTGACGCGGCCCGCGGTGCTCGCCAACGTCACGGCGCGCGCCGAGCAGCTGGCGGCCGCGCTCGACGACGCGGTGGCCCCGCACCCGGCCGTGGGCGCGGTGCGCCAGCGCGGGCTGATGGTGGGCGTCGAGCTGGCGCCGCCGGCGCCCGGGCTGCGATGGGGCCGACGGGTGTGCGCGGCGGCCGTGGCCCGCGGTGTGCTCCTGCGCCCGCTCGGCGACGTGGTCGTCATCATGCCGCCGCTCACGACCACCGACGACGAGATCGCCCGCATCGTGTCCACCCTGGCCGAGGCACTGTCGACGGTGGCCGAGGTGGCCGCAGGCACCGACCGGTGA
- a CDS encoding cytochrome P450, producing MVDEAAPGTAQPGLAELVAQRTAQFHEAARTVRDAAEAAGTLVWDPYDPAWVADPYGVYAALRRDNPVHRNALGFWVFTRHADCLAVLRDRRSSSDGRNVDGGSVVPLRADEFGPRSGPETMLAEMAPFLFRDPPDHTRLRGLVQKAFTPRVVEGLRPRVEEICDELLDAALARGEADLVADYAYPLPVQIIVEMLGVPAEDHEQFRVWSDALARGLDPDFLLPPEAVQQRLGAILSFVQYFASLIEQRRTRPGEDLLSRLIAAEEQGDVLTQGELLSTCILLLVAGHETTVNLVSGGALALMEHPDQLARFRDDLSVMRSGVEEMLRFVPPVQLTGRVALEDMEVGGARIAAGEFSMLLIGSANRDPDAFDDPDTFDVGRADNNHLGFGFGIHHCLGAPLARLEAQIALPALLRRARRLERTTDQLLYKENIVLRGLQALPVSLSA from the coding sequence GTGGTCGACGAGGCAGCGCCCGGCACCGCCCAGCCCGGCTTGGCGGAGCTGGTGGCCCAGCGCACCGCGCAGTTCCACGAGGCGGCGCGCACCGTGCGCGACGCGGCCGAAGCCGCCGGCACCCTCGTCTGGGACCCCTACGACCCGGCCTGGGTCGCGGACCCCTACGGCGTCTATGCCGCCCTGCGCCGGGACAACCCCGTGCACCGCAACGCCCTCGGGTTCTGGGTATTCACCCGGCACGCCGACTGCCTGGCCGTGCTGCGCGACCGGCGGTCGAGCAGCGACGGCCGCAACGTCGACGGCGGCTCGGTCGTCCCGCTGCGCGCCGACGAGTTCGGGCCACGGTCGGGGCCCGAGACCATGCTCGCCGAGATGGCGCCGTTCCTGTTCCGCGACCCGCCGGACCACACGCGCCTGCGCGGCCTGGTGCAGAAGGCCTTTACGCCCCGCGTCGTCGAGGGTCTGCGGCCCCGGGTGGAGGAGATCTGCGACGAGCTGCTCGACGCCGCCTTGGCGCGCGGGGAGGCGGACCTGGTCGCCGACTACGCCTACCCGCTGCCCGTGCAGATCATCGTGGAGATGCTCGGCGTCCCCGCCGAGGACCACGAGCAGTTCCGCGTGTGGTCCGACGCGCTGGCGAGGGGCCTCGACCCCGACTTCCTGCTCCCGCCGGAGGCCGTGCAGCAGCGCCTGGGGGCCATCCTGTCGTTCGTGCAGTACTTCGCCTCGCTCATCGAGCAGCGCCGCACGCGCCCGGGCGAGGACCTGCTCAGCCGGTTGATCGCCGCCGAGGAGCAGGGCGACGTGCTCACCCAGGGAGAGCTGCTCTCCACGTGCATCCTGCTGCTCGTGGCCGGCCACGAAACGACGGTGAACCTGGTGTCGGGTGGGGCGCTGGCGCTCATGGAGCATCCCGACCAGCTGGCCCGGTTCCGCGACGACTTGTCCGTGATGCGCAGCGGCGTGGAGGAGATGCTGCGCTTCGTGCCCCCGGTGCAGCTGACGGGGCGGGTGGCGCTCGAGGACATGGAGGTCGGGGGGGCCCGCATCGCCGCCGGCGAGTTCTCCATGCTGCTCATCGGGTCGGCCAACCGCGACCCCGACGCCTTCGACGATCCCGACACCTTCGACGTGGGCCGCGCCGACAACAACCACCTGGGCTTCGGCTTCGGCATCCACCACTGCCTCGGCGCGCCGCTCGCCCGGCTCGAGGCGCAGATCGCGCTGCCCGCCCTGCTGCGCCGGGCCCGGCGCCTGGAGCGCACCACCGACCAGCTGCTCTACAAGGAGAACATCGTGTTGCGGGGGCTGCAGGCCCTTCCCGTCAGCCTGTCGGCCTGA
- a CDS encoding dethiobiotin synthase, with protein MTGPRPAVVVLVAGTGTDVGKTWVAARLLETWRVAGLSVAARKPAQSFAEGAGPTDAEVLGAASGEEPATVCRPGRSYRVPLAPPMAADALGLPPPTLADLVGELAWPPAGTDVGLVEMAGGVRSPQADDGDTTDMVRAIGPDGVVLVADAGLGTVNAVRLSVRALTDVRRDGRPPLVPVVVLNRFDASSDLHRRNLAWLRDRDGACVLPATPDGLGELARRTARERPDGTARDRPDGTARERPDGTPP; from the coding sequence GTGACCGGGCCGCGTCCGGCGGTCGTGGTCCTGGTGGCGGGCACCGGCACCGACGTGGGCAAGACGTGGGTGGCCGCCCGGCTGCTCGAGACCTGGCGCGTCGCGGGCCTGTCGGTGGCCGCCCGCAAGCCGGCCCAGTCGTTCGCCGAGGGTGCGGGACCCACCGACGCCGAGGTGCTCGGGGCGGCGAGCGGCGAGGAGCCCGCCACGGTGTGCCGGCCGGGACGCTCGTACCGGGTGCCGCTGGCGCCGCCCATGGCCGCCGACGCGCTGGGCCTCCCCCCGCCCACGCTGGCGGACCTGGTGGGTGAGCTCGCCTGGCCGCCGGCCGGCACCGACGTGGGGCTGGTGGAGATGGCCGGTGGTGTGCGCTCGCCGCAGGCCGACGACGGCGACACCACGGACATGGTGCGGGCCATCGGGCCCGACGGCGTGGTGCTCGTGGCCGACGCCGGGCTCGGCACCGTCAACGCCGTGCGCCTCAGCGTGCGCGCACTCACCGACGTTCGCCGCGACGGCCGGCCTCCCCTCGTCCCCGTCGTCGTGCTGAACCGCTTCGACGCGTCGTCGGACCTCCACCGGCGCAACCTGGCGTGGTTGCGCGACCGGGACGGCGCGTGCGTGCTGCCGGCGACCCCCGACGGCCTCGGCGAGCTGGCGCGGCGCACGGCGCGGGAGCGGCCCGATGGCACGGCGCGGGACCGGCCCGATGGCACGGCGCGGGAGCGGCCCGACGGCACGCCGCCGTAG
- a CDS encoding LapA family protein, which yields MTDVTGERPGREEMEQLGRRRRRRAIRGLSLLVLLVVVLVFVVQNSQPVRVHFWFVNRHPRLIWVVLACLVLGTVFGYVLGGPERKATRRARRQEKQAERQRRKGRIQGSDAPPA from the coding sequence ATGACCGACGTCACGGGCGAGCGGCCCGGGCGCGAGGAGATGGAGCAGCTGGGGCGCCGGCGGCGGCGGCGGGCCATCCGGGGGCTGTCGTTGCTCGTCCTACTGGTGGTCGTCCTCGTCTTCGTGGTGCAGAACTCCCAACCCGTGCGCGTGCACTTCTGGTTCGTGAACCGCCATCCGCGCCTCATCTGGGTGGTACTCGCCTGCCTCGTTCTCGGCACGGTGTTCGGCTACGTCCTGGGTGGTCCCGAGCGCAAGGCCACGCGCCGGGCGCGCCGCCAGGAGAAGCAGGCCGAGCGCCAGCGACGCAAGGGCCGGATCCAGGGCTCCGACGCACCACCGGCCTAG
- a CDS encoding ROK family protein, with translation MTEQPTPSRSPEAPLTLAIDIGGTGLKASVLDATGAMVADRVVVRTTYPCPPATMIDDLVALVAPLPSADRVSAGFPGMVRNGRVLSAPHFITEHGPGTTIDPVLVKLWSGFDLAGGLSKRLGRPTRVANDADVQGAAVVTRRGLELVVTLGTGVGTAFFYDGRLLPHLEFAHHPFLKGDTYNEQIGDAARKAIGNARWNKRVRKAIVTLRALSFFDHCFIGGGNAKKLHAGLGDDVSIVDNTAGILGGIRLWDESHIAL, from the coding sequence ATGACCGAGCAGCCCACCCCGAGCCGGTCCCCCGAGGCCCCGCTGACCCTCGCCATCGACATCGGGGGGACGGGGCTCAAGGCGTCGGTGCTCGACGCCACCGGGGCGATGGTGGCCGACCGCGTCGTGGTGCGGACCACGTACCCGTGCCCCCCGGCGACGATGATCGACGACCTCGTGGCGCTGGTCGCCCCGCTCCCGTCCGCCGACCGGGTGTCGGCGGGATTCCCGGGGATGGTGCGCAACGGGCGTGTGCTGTCGGCACCGCACTTCATCACCGAGCACGGCCCGGGGACCACGATCGACCCGGTGCTCGTCAAGCTGTGGTCGGGGTTCGACCTCGCCGGGGGGCTCTCGAAGCGCCTGGGCCGGCCCACCCGGGTCGCCAACGACGCTGACGTCCAGGGCGCCGCCGTCGTGACCAGAAGAGGGCTCGAGCTCGTCGTGACCCTCGGCACGGGCGTCGGGACCGCTTTCTTCTACGACGGCCGCCTGCTGCCGCACCTGGAGTTCGCCCATCACCCCTTCCTGAAGGGCGACACCTACAACGAGCAGATCGGCGACGCGGCGCGCAAGGCCATCGGCAACGCCCGCTGGAACAAGCGCGTGCGCAAGGCCATCGTCACGCTGCGGGCGCTGTCGTTCTTCGACCACTGCTTCATCGGGGGCGGCAATGCCAAAAAGCTGCATGCCGGCCTCGGCGACGATGTTTCCATCGTGGACAACACCGCCGGCATCCTCGGGGGGATCCGGCTGTGGGACGAGTCCCACATCGCGCTATGA
- a CDS encoding 8-amino-7-oxononanoate synthase, with the protein MTPDPGSGAVSLWSTLVAARAARLQAEGRWRSPVTFDARGPEGVLTETGDKVVAFASNDYLGLSVHPTVVAAAHEALDHWGTGSGASRLVTGSRPVHDELESALAAWKGTERAAAFPTGFGANLGVLGAFGDSGVRICSDELNHASIIDGARMSRAEVAVYRHRDTDHLEALLRAATGPALVVSDVVFSMDGDVAPVAELAAACRRHGALLVLDEAHSVLGPDPAADLGGVDVLRVGTLSKTLGSLGGFVAGPRAFVDLVVNRARSYIFTTALTPPDAAAALAAVRLVQTAEGDRLRTRLANHVARVAPGHPSPIVPVVLGDDDRAVAASAALRAQGVWVPAIRPPTVPVGTARLRITLSAAHTSAHVTLLLEALGEVRAAFGPPGTESPHHP; encoded by the coding sequence GTGACGCCCGACCCCGGGTCGGGCGCGGTGAGCCTGTGGTCCACGCTGGTGGCGGCCCGCGCCGCGCGCCTGCAGGCCGAGGGACGGTGGCGCAGCCCCGTGACCTTCGACGCCCGGGGACCCGAAGGCGTCCTCACCGAGACGGGCGACAAGGTCGTCGCCTTCGCGTCCAACGACTACCTCGGGCTGTCGGTGCACCCGACGGTGGTGGCCGCCGCCCACGAGGCCCTCGACCACTGGGGGACCGGCTCGGGGGCGAGCCGCCTCGTCACCGGGTCGCGCCCCGTGCACGACGAGCTCGAGTCGGCGCTGGCCGCCTGGAAGGGGACCGAGCGGGCCGCGGCCTTCCCCACCGGGTTCGGCGCCAACCTGGGGGTGCTCGGTGCCTTCGGCGACAGCGGCGTGCGCATCTGCTCCGACGAGCTCAACCACGCGTCGATCATCGACGGGGCCCGCATGTCGCGCGCCGAGGTCGCCGTCTACCGCCACCGCGACACCGACCACCTCGAGGCGCTGCTGCGCGCGGCGACGGGGCCAGCGCTCGTCGTGAGCGACGTGGTCTTCTCCATGGACGGCGACGTGGCCCCGGTGGCGGAGCTGGCGGCCGCCTGCCGGCGCCACGGCGCGCTGCTCGTGCTCGACGAGGCCCACAGCGTGCTGGGCCCCGACCCGGCGGCCGACCTCGGCGGGGTCGACGTCCTGCGGGTGGGCACGCTGTCGAAGACGCTCGGGTCGCTGGGCGGCTTCGTGGCGGGACCGCGCGCCTTCGTGGACCTCGTCGTCAACCGCGCCCGCTCCTACATCTTCACGACCGCGCTCACTCCGCCCGACGCCGCCGCCGCGCTGGCGGCGGTGCGCCTGGTGCAGACGGCCGAGGGCGACCGGCTGCGCACGCGGCTCGCCAACCACGTCGCCCGCGTGGCCCCGGGCCACCCGAGCCCCATCGTCCCCGTCGTGCTCGGCGACGACGACCGGGCCGTGGCGGCCTCGGCCGCCCTGCGCGCCCAGGGGGTGTGGGTGCCGGCCATCCGGCCGCCCACGGTCCCGGTGGGGACGGCGCGCCTGCGCATCACCCTGTCGGCCGCGCACACCAGCGCGCACGTGACCCTGCTCCTGGAGGCCCTCGGCGAGGTGCGGGCCGCCTTCGGGCCGCCGGGCACCGAGTCGCCGCACCACCCGTGA
- a CDS encoding enoyl-CoA hydratase: MPDVALLEVVERVATVTLNRPEARNALSTELVRALAHLVGEADDRDDVDVLILTGADPAFCAGLDLKELGVDGGPLKRVAGDGVTGAGRDDGGQRRRGRGGRGATLPTTKPIIGAVNGVAVTGGLELALNCDFLVASERARFADTHGRVGVHPLWGLTVLLPQAVGIRRAREMTATGNFVDAATALAWGLVNHVVPHEDLLPFARRLAADIVSSDRRAVAAILATYEEASRVTGGEAWEAERRAAAVFQRGGVDPAEIERRRQGIVDRGRSQV; encoded by the coding sequence GTGCCCGACGTCGCGCTCCTCGAGGTCGTCGAGCGCGTCGCCACGGTGACGCTCAACCGGCCCGAGGCGCGCAACGCCCTGTCGACGGAGTTGGTGCGGGCACTCGCCCACCTGGTCGGGGAGGCCGACGACCGTGACGACGTGGACGTGCTCATCCTCACCGGTGCCGACCCCGCCTTCTGTGCCGGCCTCGACCTGAAGGAGCTCGGCGTCGACGGCGGCCCACTCAAGCGTGTGGCGGGTGACGGTGTGACCGGCGCCGGGCGCGACGACGGCGGCCAACGTCGCCGCGGGCGCGGGGGCCGGGGGGCCACACTGCCGACGACGAAGCCGATCATCGGGGCCGTCAACGGCGTGGCGGTGACCGGTGGGCTGGAGCTGGCGCTCAACTGCGACTTCCTGGTGGCCTCGGAGCGGGCGCGCTTCGCCGACACCCACGGGCGCGTCGGTGTCCACCCGCTGTGGGGGCTGACCGTCCTGCTCCCCCAGGCGGTCGGGATCCGCCGCGCCCGGGAGATGACGGCCACCGGCAACTTCGTGGACGCGGCCACCGCGCTCGCCTGGGGGTTGGTCAACCACGTGGTGCCCCACGAGGACCTCCTGCCCTTCGCCCGTCGGCTGGCCGCCGACATCGTGTCGAGCGACCGCCGGGCGGTGGCCGCCATCCTCGCCACCTACGAGGAGGCCAGCCGGGTCACCGGTGGTGAGGCCTGGGAGGCCGAGCGGCGCGCGGCGGCCGTGTTCCAGCGCGGCGGGGTCGACCCGGCCGAGATCGAGCGCCGCCGCCAGGGGATCGTGGACCGGGGGCGCTCGCAGGTCTGA
- the bluB gene encoding 5,6-dimethylbenzimidazole synthase, protein MEPHRSGPADPTDTAGAVGTAPAPGAPPAFYDVVHRRRDVRAEFSGEPVDEEVLARVLGAAHSAPSVGLSQPWDFVLVTDDAVRRAFWAHVQEERSTFAASLEGERAERFAGIKIDGILEASLSVVVTYDPARGAPGVLGRHAIADAGLYSVCLAIENMWLACTAEGWGMGWVSFYRESFLRELLHIPDGVRPVAWLCVGPVGTLQDTPDLERHGWRSRLPLDAVLHLDHWEIGGAEALHTAAGGRAVDTAAGGRAVDTAAGGRAVDTAAGGRALDTAAGGRALDTAAGAGRGGAR, encoded by the coding sequence ATGGAGCCGCACCGGTCCGGGCCTGCCGATCCCACGGACACGGCGGGCGCCGTGGGCACCGCCCCGGCCCCCGGCGCTCCCCCCGCCTTCTACGACGTGGTCCATCGCCGGCGCGACGTGCGGGCCGAGTTCAGCGGCGAGCCCGTCGACGAGGAGGTCCTCGCCCGGGTGCTGGGGGCCGCCCACAGCGCTCCCAGCGTGGGCCTGTCGCAGCCGTGGGACTTCGTCCTCGTCACCGACGACGCCGTCCGGCGCGCGTTCTGGGCGCATGTCCAGGAGGAGCGCAGCACCTTCGCGGCGTCCCTCGAAGGCGAGCGCGCCGAGCGGTTCGCCGGCATCAAGATCGACGGGATCCTCGAGGCGAGCCTGTCGGTGGTGGTGACCTACGACCCCGCTCGCGGGGCGCCGGGCGTGCTCGGCCGCCACGCCATCGCCGACGCCGGCCTGTACTCGGTGTGCCTCGCCATCGAGAACATGTGGCTGGCGTGCACGGCCGAGGGCTGGGGCATGGGGTGGGTGTCGTTCTACCGGGAATCCTTCCTGCGCGAGCTGCTGCACATCCCCGACGGTGTCCGGCCGGTGGCGTGGTTGTGCGTGGGCCCGGTGGGAACGCTGCAGGACACCCCCGACCTCGAGCGCCACGGCTGGCGGTCGCGCCTGCCCCTCGACGCGGTGTTGCATCTCGACCACTGGGAGATCGGCGGCGCCGAGGCGCTGCACACCGCGGCCGGGGGACGCGCCGTCGACACCGCCGCCGGGGGGCGCGCCGTCGACACCGCGGCCGGGGGGCGCGCCGTCGACACCGCGGCCGGGGGGCGCGCCCTCGACACCGCGGCCGGGGGGCGCGCCCTCGACACCGCGGCCGGGGCTGGACGAGGAGGCGCACGATGA
- a CDS encoding zinc-binding dehydrogenase translates to MRAVTIGDGELRWAEHPDPEPGDTDLLVAVRAAGVNAADLMQRVGLYPAPPGSPPDIPGMELAGEVVATGRRTSRFSVGDRVMAVVGGGAQAELALVDERGAMAVPGGLPWPEAGGFPEVFSTAHDALFAQCGMSVGDRVLVTGAAGGVGTAGVQLAAAAGARCVASVRREELRAGVLALGAAEAAAPDDALGFGPFDVALELVGAASITGVLGAMATSGRISVIGVGGGARAEIDLLTVMRGRLQVSGSTLRARSPVEKAAVAAAVEAHVVPLLQAGTVRVPVAATVPMERATEAYERFARGGKLGKIVLVAPGP, encoded by the coding sequence GTGCGGGCGGTGACCATCGGGGACGGTGAGCTGCGCTGGGCGGAGCACCCCGACCCCGAGCCCGGTGACACCGACCTCCTGGTCGCGGTGCGGGCCGCCGGGGTCAACGCCGCCGACCTCATGCAGCGCGTCGGCCTCTACCCCGCACCCCCGGGGTCCCCGCCCGACATCCCCGGCATGGAGCTCGCCGGCGAGGTGGTCGCCACCGGCCGCCGGACGTCGCGCTTCTCGGTCGGCGACCGCGTCATGGCGGTGGTGGGCGGGGGCGCGCAGGCCGAGCTGGCCCTGGTGGACGAGCGCGGGGCCATGGCCGTGCCGGGCGGCCTGCCGTGGCCCGAGGCCGGTGGGTTCCCCGAGGTGTTCTCCACCGCCCACGACGCCCTGTTCGCCCAGTGCGGCATGTCCGTCGGCGACCGCGTGCTCGTCACCGGCGCCGCCGGGGGCGTGGGGACGGCCGGGGTGCAGCTGGCGGCCGCCGCCGGGGCCCGCTGCGTGGCGTCGGTGCGCCGTGAGGAGCTGCGCGCCGGCGTGCTCGCGCTGGGGGCGGCGGAGGCGGCCGCTCCCGACGACGCCCTCGGCTTCGGGCCGTTCGACGTCGCCCTCGAGCTCGTGGGCGCCGCCAGCATCACCGGCGTGCTCGGCGCCATGGCCACGTCGGGCCGCATCTCGGTGATCGGCGTGGGCGGCGGTGCGCGCGCCGAGATCGATCTCCTCACCGTCATGCGCGGGCGGCTTCAGGTGAGCGGCTCCACGCTGCGGGCCCGCTCCCCGGTCGAGAAGGCCGCCGTGGCCGCCGCCGTCGAGGCGCACGTGGTGCCGCTCCTGCAGGCCGGCACGGTGCGCGTGCCGGTGGCGGCCACCGTGCCCATGGAGCGCGCCACCGAGGCCTACGAGCGCTTCGCCCGGGGGGGCAAGCTCGGCAAGATCGTCCTGGTGGCGCCCGGCCCCTGA
- a CDS encoding amidase, which translates to MTDAPWTGDACSLVDSFRKGEISPLEALDATLAAVERSGLNAFSHVDAEAARRVAAQADVSLPFGGLPVGIKELEPVAGWPYTEASLVYADRVADHTSTHVHRLVDAGAVLAGQTTSSEFGGINVTHTKLHGTTRNPWNLERTPGGSSGGSAAAVAGGLVPIASGGDGGGSIRIPAGFTGMFGLKSNFGRIPKGPFTHQIPHTVTLGCISRSVRDTARWFDVCNGYDPHDTLSLPRVEGWEAGLGSHRQDLRGKRAVIAVDLGVAVVHPEVAARVASAAEALVADAGLARVDVVVSFPSALMEWAMSNLVTLAADLGERYPACEQDLTGEIMLGMNIASHHYDLAMAAAAERFRVEAHEVMADLLDDVDFIFASTNPDVAFTAEGPVPVTVGDVDLMEKFGDIMRVGANQGNLTFPANFNGNPAVSIPVGTFDGLPVGMQVIGRHHQEELLLDLALIAERERPWPLVAPGAPL; encoded by the coding sequence ATGACCGACGCACCGTGGACCGGGGACGCCTGCTCGCTCGTCGACTCCTTCCGCAAGGGCGAGATCAGCCCCCTGGAGGCGCTCGACGCCACCCTGGCCGCCGTCGAGCGCTCGGGCCTGAACGCCTTCAGCCACGTCGACGCCGAGGCGGCCCGCCGGGTCGCGGCGCAGGCGGACGTGTCGCTTCCCTTCGGGGGGCTGCCGGTGGGGATCAAGGAGCTCGAGCCCGTCGCAGGCTGGCCCTACACCGAAGCGTCCCTCGTCTACGCCGACCGGGTGGCCGACCACACGAGCACCCACGTCCACCGGCTCGTCGACGCCGGGGCCGTCCTGGCGGGCCAGACCACCTCCAGCGAGTTCGGCGGCATCAACGTCACCCACACCAAGCTGCACGGCACCACGCGCAACCCGTGGAACCTCGAGCGCACGCCGGGGGGCTCCTCGGGCGGGTCGGCGGCGGCGGTCGCCGGCGGCCTCGTGCCCATCGCGTCGGGCGGTGACGGGGGCGGGTCGATCCGCATCCCCGCCGGCTTCACGGGCATGTTCGGCCTGAAGTCGAACTTCGGGCGCATCCCCAAGGGCCCGTTCACGCACCAGATCCCCCACACCGTCACGCTCGGGTGCATCAGCCGGTCGGTGCGCGACACGGCGCGGTGGTTCGACGTGTGCAACGGCTACGACCCGCACGACACTCTCAGCCTGCCGCGCGTCGAGGGGTGGGAGGCCGGCCTCGGGAGCCACCGCCAGGACCTGCGCGGCAAGCGGGCCGTGATCGCCGTCGACCTGGGCGTGGCGGTGGTGCACCCCGAGGTCGCGGCGCGTGTCGCCTCGGCCGCCGAGGCGCTCGTCGCCGACGCCGGGCTGGCCCGCGTGGACGTGGTGGTGTCGTTCCCGTCGGCGCTCATGGAATGGGCCATGTCCAATCTCGTGACGCTGGCCGCTGACCTCGGGGAGCGGTACCCGGCGTGCGAGCAGGACCTCACGGGCGAGATCATGCTGGGGATGAACATCGCCTCCCACCACTACGACCTCGCCATGGCCGCCGCCGCTGAGCGGTTCCGGGTGGAGGCACACGAGGTGATGGCCGACCTGCTCGACGACGTCGACTTCATCTTCGCCTCGACCAACCCCGACGTGGCCTTCACCGCCGAAGGGCCCGTGCCCGTGACGGTCGGCGACGTCGACCTCATGGAGAAGTTCGGCGACATCATGCGGGTGGGCGCCAACCAGGGGAACCTCACCTTCCCCGCCAACTTCAACGGGAACCCGGCGGTGTCGATCCCGGTCGGCACCTTCGACGGGCTGCCCGTGGGGATGCAGGTCATCGGCCGGCACCACCAGGAGGAGCTGCTGCTCGACCTGGCCCTGATCGCCGAGCGCGAGCGCCCCTGGCCCCTGGTGGCGCCGGGCGCCCCGCTCTGA